A genome region from Acaryochloris marina S15 includes the following:
- a CDS encoding ribbon-helix-helix protein, CopG family produces the protein MAQDQLCIRIPAHELKILDRYAKKTQRTKTDIIREFIRSLEETSKG, from the coding sequence ATGGCTCAAGATCAACTTTGTATAAGAATTCCAGCGCATGAGCTAAAAATATTGGATCGTTATGCAAAAAAAACACAACGGACCAAGACCGATATCATTCGTGAGTTCATTCGCTCTCTGGAAGAAACCTCAAAAGGCTGA